From Deinococcus aquiradiocola, a single genomic window includes:
- the icd gene encoding NADP-dependent isocitrate dehydrogenase, producing MDNHIKVPQGEKITMQGDVLNVPNNPIVPFVEGDGTGPDIWKASVRVLDAAVEKAYGGQRKISWMEVYAGEKATQVYGENEWLPQGTLDAFDEYLVGIKGPLTTPVGGGIRSINVALRQELDLYACVRPVQYFPGVPSPVKNPEQVDMTIFRENTEDIYAGIEYMAGTEGAQKMRDFLVNEMGVTKIRFPDSSSFGVKPVSREGTERLVRAAIQYALDNGRKSVTLVHKGNIMKFTEGGFRDWGYDLAKREFGGVEIDGGPWLQLPGGIVIKDVIADAFLQQIILRPAEYDVIATLNLNGDYISDALAAQVGGIGIAPGANINYVTGHAIFEATHGTAPKYAGKDVINPSSVILSGEMLLRHLGWTEAADLIIASIGKTIGQKVVTYDFARLMDNPTQVGTTAFGDALIANM from the coding sequence ATGGACAACCACATCAAAGTACCCCAGGGCGAGAAGATCACCATGCAGGGCGACGTGCTGAACGTTCCCAACAACCCCATCGTTCCCTTCGTGGAAGGCGACGGGACCGGCCCCGACATCTGGAAGGCGTCGGTGCGGGTGCTGGACGCCGCCGTCGAGAAGGCCTACGGCGGGCAGCGCAAGATCTCCTGGATGGAGGTCTACGCGGGCGAGAAGGCCACCCAGGTGTACGGCGAGAACGAGTGGCTGCCGCAAGGCACCCTCGACGCCTTCGACGAGTACCTCGTCGGCATCAAGGGCCCGCTGACCACCCCGGTCGGCGGCGGCATCCGCAGCATCAACGTCGCGCTCCGCCAGGAACTCGACCTGTACGCCTGCGTGCGCCCCGTGCAGTACTTCCCCGGCGTGCCCAGCCCCGTCAAGAACCCCGAGCAGGTCGACATGACCATCTTCCGCGAGAACACCGAGGACATCTACGCCGGCATCGAGTACATGGCCGGCACCGAGGGCGCGCAGAAGATGCGTGACTTCCTGGTGAACGAGATGGGCGTCACCAAGATCCGCTTCCCGGACAGCAGCAGCTTCGGCGTGAAGCCCGTGTCGCGTGAGGGCACCGAACGCCTCGTGCGCGCCGCCATCCAGTACGCCCTCGACAACGGCCGCAAGAGCGTCACGCTGGTCCACAAGGGCAACATCATGAAGTTCACGGAAGGCGGCTTCCGCGACTGGGGCTACGACCTCGCCAAACGCGAGTTCGGCGGCGTCGAGATCGACGGCGGGCCCTGGCTGCAGCTGCCCGGCGGCATCGTCATCAAGGACGTGATCGCCGACGCGTTCCTGCAGCAGATCATCCTGCGTCCCGCCGAGTACGACGTGATCGCCACCCTGAACCTCAACGGCGACTACATCAGCGACGCGCTGGCCGCGCAGGTGGGCGGCATCGGCATCGCGCCCGGCGCGAACATCAACTACGTGACGGGCCACGCCATCTTCGAGGCGACGCACGGCACCGCGCCCAAGTACGCGGGCAAGGACGTCATCAACCCCAGCAGCGTGATCCTGTCCGGCGAGATGCTGCTGCGTCACCTCGGCTGGACCGAGGCCGCCGACCTGATCATCGCCAGCATCGGCAAGACCATCGGCCAGAAGGTCGTCACGTACGACTTCGCGCGCCTGATGGACAACCCCACCCAGGTCGGCACGACCGCCTTCGGCGACGCGCTCATCGCGAACATGTGA
- a CDS encoding MDR family MFS transporter, with the protein MTQTQQAPEGRINYADVLDFPTKRLILIGTLLGLFLSALDQTIVSTALPRITQELNGLSLYSWVTTAYLLASTAMVPIYGKLSDIYGRKPVLLFGIVVFLLGSALCGMSGEAFLHNLFGSGMMQLVVFRGIQGFGAAALTSVAFAIIADIFAPAERGKYQGLFGAVFGLSSVIGPLLGGFLTDNVSWRWVFYVNLPIGLVALAFIFSKMPRLASGLKPKIDYLGALLIVVFSVPLLLALTFGADGTYAWTSTVVLGLFALSAVALGLFLFEESRHESPILPLTLFKNPTFAWGVLARFFIGAAFLGAILFLSLYLVNVQGVSATKAGTATIPLTLGLIAGAIGSGQLASRLGYYKNMILIGLCLMMGGFGLLSTLNADTPYFQVVLYMVLLGLGLGPALPLYNLAIQNAVKPWEIGVATSSGQFFQQFGSVIGTAVFGAILTSMLPTQISKQLAPVKADAPPAIRAQLDKMGSAGKSSGGSSQATFDVAAAKTKADVQIKQGFDGLLAGVTGAINTGNVAAVKAVATNPQVPAQLAAQLNAIPAQAIATPQGRTAVIAGLQKGLSAAQDQAVTQTNTTLDKVGRAIKVAFATTVSRIYLVSILVAFLALLASLPMPNLRLPRKGEGTGTEGERPGLAAMEM; encoded by the coding sequence ATGACCCAGACCCAGCAGGCCCCCGAGGGCCGCATCAACTACGCCGACGTGCTGGACTTCCCGACCAAACGCCTGATCCTGATCGGGACGCTGCTCGGCCTGTTCCTCAGCGCCCTCGACCAGACCATCGTGTCCACCGCCCTGCCGCGCATCACGCAGGAACTCAACGGCCTGTCCCTGTACTCCTGGGTCACGACCGCGTACCTGCTCGCCAGCACTGCCATGGTGCCCATCTACGGCAAGCTCTCCGACATCTACGGCCGCAAGCCCGTCCTGCTGTTCGGCATCGTGGTGTTCCTGCTCGGCAGCGCCCTGTGCGGCATGTCCGGCGAAGCGTTCCTGCACAACCTCTTCGGCAGCGGCATGATGCAGCTCGTCGTGTTCCGCGGCATTCAGGGCTTCGGCGCGGCCGCCCTCACCAGCGTCGCCTTCGCGATCATCGCGGACATCTTCGCGCCCGCCGAGCGCGGCAAGTACCAGGGCCTCTTCGGTGCCGTGTTCGGCCTGAGCAGCGTCATCGGACCGCTCCTGGGCGGCTTCCTGACCGACAACGTCTCCTGGCGCTGGGTGTTCTACGTGAACCTCCCCATCGGCCTCGTCGCGCTGGCGTTCATCTTCAGCAAGATGCCGCGCCTCGCCAGCGGCCTGAAACCCAAGATCGACTACCTCGGCGCGCTCCTCATCGTCGTGTTCAGCGTCCCGCTGCTCCTCGCGCTCACCTTCGGCGCGGACGGCACGTACGCCTGGACGAGCACCGTCGTGCTGGGCCTCTTCGCGCTGAGCGCCGTCGCGCTGGGCCTCTTCCTGTTCGAGGAATCCCGCCACGAGAGCCCCATCCTGCCGCTCACCCTCTTCAAGAACCCCACCTTCGCCTGGGGCGTCCTCGCGCGCTTCTTCATCGGCGCGGCCTTCCTCGGCGCGATCCTGTTCCTCAGCCTGTACCTCGTGAACGTGCAGGGCGTGTCCGCCACCAAGGCCGGCACCGCCACCATCCCCCTCACGCTCGGCCTGATCGCGGGCGCCATCGGCAGCGGCCAGCTCGCCTCCCGCCTCGGCTACTACAAGAACATGATCCTGATCGGCCTGTGCCTGATGATGGGCGGCTTCGGGCTGCTCAGCACCCTCAACGCCGACACCCCGTACTTCCAGGTGGTGCTGTACATGGTGCTGCTCGGCCTGGGCCTCGGCCCCGCCCTGCCGCTCTACAACCTCGCCATCCAGAACGCCGTGAAACCCTGGGAGATCGGCGTCGCCACCAGCAGCGGCCAGTTCTTCCAGCAGTTCGGCAGCGTCATCGGGACGGCCGTGTTCGGCGCGATCCTCACCTCGATGCTCCCCACCCAGATCAGCAAGCAGCTCGCGCCCGTCAAGGCCGACGCGCCCCCCGCCATCCGCGCGCAGCTCGACAAGATGGGCAGCGCCGGCAAGAGCAGCGGCGGCAGCAGCCAGGCGACCTTCGACGTGGCCGCCGCCAAGACCAAGGCCGACGTGCAGATCAAGCAGGGCTTCGACGGCCTCCTCGCGGGCGTGACGGGCGCCATCAACACAGGCAACGTCGCCGCCGTGAAAGCCGTCGCCACGAACCCGCAGGTGCCCGCCCAGCTCGCCGCGCAGCTGAACGCCATCCCCGCACAGGCCATCGCCACGCCCCAGGGCCGGACGGCCGTCATCGCCGGACTGCAGAAGGGCCTGAGCGCCGCGCAGGACCAGGCGGTCACGCAGACCAACACCACCCTCGACAAGGTCGGCCGCGCCATCAAGGTCGCGTTCGCCACCACCGTCAGCCGCATCTACCTCGTGAGCATCCTCGTGGCGTTCCTGGCGCTGCTCGCCTCGCTCCCCATGCCGAACCTCCGCCTCCCCCGCAAGGGCGAAGGCACCGGCACCGAGGGCGAACGCCCCGGCCTCGCCGCCATGGAGATGTAA
- a CDS encoding cytochrome c, which yields MKNTFAVSMTLLLALTLGGSILGYRLATHEEEKPAATASTTAGTTSEGGSASTSSMNTAAAPADGTSTAPGSTTAQGSSADQSSMSGGAANTGTGNQAGTPGNTDLSGTKSSNAADGSLTASGPNAAQKGTQAAAAQGGTQAAGATAGGDATKGKAVFASASCGGCHGANGEGGIGPNLHAADGPKSWTSEQFLTALRSGQSPAGALKAPMPQFSAAQVSDADVANVYAYIKTLN from the coding sequence ATGAAGAACACGTTTGCCGTGTCCATGACGCTGCTGCTCGCCCTGACGCTGGGCGGCAGCATTCTGGGCTACCGACTGGCCACCCACGAGGAAGAGAAACCCGCCGCGACGGCCAGCACCACGGCCGGCACCACCAGCGAGGGCGGCAGCGCCAGCACCTCCAGCATGAACACCGCCGCCGCGCCCGCCGACGGCACGTCCACCGCGCCCGGCAGCACGACCGCGCAGGGCAGCAGCGCGGACCAGAGCAGCATGAGCGGCGGGGCCGCCAACACCGGGACCGGCAACCAGGCGGGCACGCCCGGCAACACGGACCTGTCCGGCACGAAGTCCAGCAACGCCGCGGACGGTTCGCTGACCGCGTCCGGCCCGAACGCCGCGCAGAAGGGCACGCAGGCGGCAGCCGCCCAGGGCGGCACGCAGGCGGCGGGCGCCACGGCGGGCGGCGACGCCACCAAGGGCAAGGCCGTGTTCGCGTCCGCGAGCTGCGGCGGCTGCCACGGCGCGAACGGCGAGGGTGGCATCGGGCCGAACCTGCACGCGGCGGACGGCCCCAAGAGCTGGACCTCGGAGCAGTTCCTGACGGCGCTGCGCAGCGGTCAGTCCCCGGCGGGCGCCCTCAAGGCCCCCATGCCGCAGTTCAGTGCCGCGCAGGTCAGCGACGCCGACGTGGCGAACGTGTACGCGTACATCAAGACCCTGAACTGA
- a CDS encoding MarR family winged helix-turn-helix transcriptional regulator → MLATVKEATTHPPAPATDPPQPPGQRLGQQMKRLHRYVSGQVMKAMQEQLQGDDLTFSQMTALHQLRAHSPVSVGRLAELTGLSLPAASHLTDRIVQRGYAERRENPEDRRAKLLALTADGEAVLNGMDRRFNETYQMVFGRVSAEIIEAAADNIEAVLQELYAQDLQAGVTMPGCAADPAAPRTTPLPEDTA, encoded by the coding sequence ATGCTTGCAACCGTGAAGGAGGCCACCACGCACCCACCCGCCCCAGCGACAGACCCGCCCCAGCCGCCCGGCCAGCGCCTCGGCCAGCAGATGAAACGCCTGCACCGCTACGTCTCCGGACAGGTCATGAAAGCCATGCAGGAACAGCTGCAGGGAGACGACCTGACGTTCAGCCAGATGACGGCCCTGCACCAGCTGCGCGCCCACTCGCCCGTCAGCGTCGGCCGTCTCGCCGAACTCACCGGCCTGAGCCTCCCCGCCGCCAGCCATCTCACGGACCGGATCGTGCAGCGCGGGTACGCCGAACGCCGCGAGAACCCCGAAGACCGCCGCGCCAAACTCCTCGCCCTCACCGCCGACGGCGAAGCGGTCCTGAACGGCATGGACCGCCGCTTCAACGAGACGTACCAGATGGTCTTCGGCCGCGTCAGCGCCGAAATCATCGAGGCCGCCGCCGATAACATCGAGGCCGTCCTGCAGGAACTGTACGCGCAGGACCTGCAGGCAGGCGTCACCATGCCCGGCTGCGCCGCCGACCCCGCCGCCCCACGCACCACCCCCCTCCCGGAGGACACCGCATGA
- a CDS encoding TetR/AcrR family transcriptional regulator, which yields MARRVNPIQERQRRTALERAAYLAIFEQGYAGVTLDRIAAHAGVSKGTLVYHFGTKEGLLAAVMRRFVRTITAATRRALRLAPTPHDRLRAYAENQFYTVESTRRFYTVYLDFLAASTRDPSLMTLQRAYAEETHRMDVELVRLTSGGPVGRAWQLRALVDGLSVRFLSDPDPDLAQYRQWCLEGLYRLLDLDAPAAPAARPD from the coding sequence GTGGCGCGGCGCGTGAATCCCATTCAGGAACGGCAGCGGCGGACGGCGCTGGAACGCGCGGCGTACCTCGCGATCTTCGAGCAGGGGTACGCGGGCGTGACGCTGGACCGCATCGCGGCGCATGCGGGCGTCAGCAAGGGCACGCTGGTGTACCACTTCGGCACGAAGGAAGGCCTGCTGGCGGCCGTGATGCGCCGCTTCGTGCGGACCATCACGGCCGCCACGCGCCGCGCCCTGCGGCTCGCGCCGACCCCGCACGACCGGCTGCGCGCGTACGCCGAGAACCAGTTCTACACGGTGGAGAGCACGCGGCGCTTCTACACCGTGTACCTGGACTTCCTGGCGGCCAGCACGCGCGACCCCTCGCTGATGACGCTGCAGCGCGCGTACGCCGAGGAGACGCACCGCATGGACGTGGAACTCGTGCGGCTCACGTCGGGCGGCCCGGTGGGGCGCGCGTGGCAGCTGCGGGCGCTGGTGGACGGCCTGAGCGTCCGGTTCCTGAGCGACCCGGACCCGGACCTCGCGCAGTACCGCCAGTGGTGCCTGGAGGGCCTGTACCGCCTGCTGGACCTCGACGCGCCCGCCGCACCTGCAGCCCGGCCGGACTGA
- a CDS encoding S49 family peptidase, with protein sequence MNLPFLKKSGDALPQGVSRPTWVVLDLAGDYPALNPGNPLAALLNRQETLEGLTARLERLERAEWLHGVLVRFGAYSAGLATSRAIRDALARLSEHKRTVAFVSSLGMPNLLAASGAGEIVSPESAEVNVLGLGMEVTYLGAFLKRHGVTFENLRIREYKSALTRFSDDQMDPHNREQLTRLLDSMEGSWAEDLAAARGLSVDAVRGWLDHPVSSATAALQAGLIDRVAYEDELVGPATRPMGAVLDLLKPAGRAGRRAGRVAVVPVVGTIMTGRSQRNPLPIFGGVTAGSDTVVAALKRAGQDEQTKAVVLYVDSGGGSALASDLIWREVSVLEGLGKPVVAVMGGVAASGGYYVLAGARHVVASPYTITGSIGVVSGKPVLEEFNRRQGLNPEAVTRHDAGLIYSPSRPFSASQRELMERSIEEVYDRFTARVAQGRGLTQERVNELGRGRIWSGQDALQHGLVDELGDLHTGIRRACELSGLPYGAPTWTATPKARGPLPEFVQEAGREAAGLTLTAGLWPESGVLMLLDSDLRVR encoded by the coding sequence ATGAACCTGCCCTTCCTGAAGAAGTCCGGGGACGCGCTGCCGCAGGGCGTGAGCCGTCCGACGTGGGTGGTGCTGGACCTCGCCGGGGATTACCCGGCCCTGAATCCCGGCAATCCGCTCGCGGCGCTGCTGAACCGCCAGGAGACGCTGGAGGGCCTCACGGCCCGGCTGGAGCGGCTGGAGCGGGCCGAGTGGCTGCACGGGGTGCTGGTGCGCTTCGGGGCGTACAGCGCGGGGCTCGCCACGTCACGCGCCATCCGGGACGCACTGGCGCGCCTGTCGGAGCACAAGCGCACCGTCGCGTTCGTGAGCAGTCTCGGGATGCCGAACCTGCTCGCCGCGAGCGGCGCGGGCGAGATCGTCTCGCCCGAGTCGGCAGAGGTGAACGTGCTGGGGCTGGGCATGGAGGTCACGTACCTGGGCGCCTTCCTGAAACGGCACGGGGTGACGTTCGAGAACCTGCGCATCCGGGAGTACAAGTCGGCCCTGACGCGCTTCAGTGACGACCAGATGGACCCGCACAACCGCGAGCAGCTCACGCGGCTGCTGGACAGCATGGAGGGCAGCTGGGCGGAGGACCTCGCGGCCGCGCGCGGCCTGAGCGTGGACGCGGTGCGCGGGTGGCTGGATCACCCGGTCAGCTCGGCCACCGCGGCGCTGCAGGCGGGCCTGATCGACCGCGTGGCGTACGAGGACGAACTGGTCGGCCCGGCCACGCGGCCCATGGGTGCCGTGCTGGACCTGCTGAAGCCCGCCGGACGCGCGGGCCGCAGGGCGGGGCGGGTGGCGGTCGTGCCGGTGGTGGGGACCATCATGACGGGCCGCTCGCAGCGCAACCCCCTCCCGATCTTCGGCGGAGTGACGGCCGGGTCCGACACGGTGGTCGCGGCCCTGAAACGCGCCGGGCAGGACGAGCAGACGAAAGCGGTCGTGCTGTACGTGGATTCGGGCGGCGGTTCGGCACTCGCGTCGGACCTGATCTGGCGGGAGGTGAGCGTGCTGGAGGGGCTCGGCAAGCCGGTCGTGGCCGTCATGGGCGGCGTGGCCGCGTCCGGCGGGTACTACGTGCTGGCGGGCGCGCGGCACGTCGTGGCGAGCCCGTACACCATCACGGGCAGCATCGGCGTGGTGAGCGGCAAGCCGGTGCTGGAGGAATTCAACCGCCGTCAGGGCCTCAACCCGGAGGCCGTGACGCGGCACGACGCGGGCCTGATCTACAGCCCGTCGCGGCCCTTCAGTGCCTCGCAGCGGGAACTGATGGAGCGCAGCATCGAGGAAGTGTACGACCGCTTCACGGCGCGGGTCGCGCAGGGGCGCGGACTGACGCAGGAGCGCGTGAACGAACTGGGGCGCGGCCGCATCTGGAGTGGGCAGGACGCCCTGCAGCACGGCCTGGTGGACGAGCTGGGCGACCTGCACACCGGCATCCGGCGCGCCTGCGAGCTGAGCGGCCTGCCGTACGGCGCGCCCACGTGGACGGCCACCCCGAAGGCGCGCGGGCCGCTGCCGGAGTTCGTGCAGGAGGCCGGGCGGGAAGCGGCGGGCCTGACCCTCACGGCGGGCCTGTGGCCGGAGAGCGGCGTGCTGATGCTGCTGGACAGTGACCTGCGCGTGCGCTGA
- a CDS encoding NAD-dependent malic enzyme, which produces MARVSRYYDVKRDEHDRRYLEVNVTGFSLLHIPLLNKSTGFSAEERKLLGLQGLVPPHQSTLEEQKERTYRRYLQQSSDLERHVYLRSLQDRNEVLFYAMLEDHLEEMLPILYTPTVGEAVKAFSDLYRYPRGLVVSTGDLETLDESLDNLPLDDVRMIVATDSSAILGIGDQGFGGMAISIGKLSLYTAAGGVGPDKTLPVELDVGTNRQDLLDDPLYLGVHHTRLTGEAYDEFLDRFVEGVQARYPKAIIQWEDFAKGAAFRVLERYRRVVPSFNDDIQGTGAMALAGLLSAARMKGERFEDQVFVVVGAGAGGIGVAGAIRQGLIGAGLSLQDAARRVYVVDRQGLLVQGQPELEDHQRSFARPASELADWTFEGSVPNLQDTVRNARATALLGLSGVSGLFSQAVIEAVAANTARPVIFPLSNPTSNVEALPEEIVRWTGGQAIVASGSPFADVPHRTHDGIDAVVPVGQGNNVFIFPGLGFGAIISRAREITDGMVMEAARTLADHTDVSGGRVYPHIQDLREVSIQIAVRVARQAITEGVAAERRVRVMTDEQLMAFVRRRYWVPKYLPYRRAAALLPENRR; this is translated from the coding sequence ATGGCCAGGGTCTCCCGTTACTACGATGTGAAGCGCGACGAACACGACCGGCGGTACCTCGAGGTCAACGTCACGGGCTTCTCGCTGCTGCACATCCCGCTGCTGAACAAATCCACCGGCTTCAGTGCCGAGGAACGCAAGCTGCTGGGCCTCCAGGGCCTCGTGCCGCCCCACCAGAGCACCCTGGAGGAGCAGAAGGAACGCACGTACCGCCGCTACCTGCAGCAGTCGAGCGACCTGGAGCGGCACGTGTACCTGCGTTCGCTGCAGGACCGCAACGAGGTGCTGTTCTACGCGATGCTGGAAGATCACCTGGAGGAGATGCTTCCCATCCTGTACACGCCGACGGTGGGTGAGGCCGTCAAGGCGTTCAGTGACCTGTACCGTTACCCGCGCGGCCTGGTGGTCAGCACGGGCGACCTCGAAACGCTGGACGAGTCGCTCGACAACCTGCCGCTGGACGACGTGCGCATGATCGTGGCGACGGATTCCAGCGCAATCCTGGGCATCGGGGATCAGGGGTTCGGCGGCATGGCGATCAGCATCGGCAAGCTCAGCCTGTACACGGCGGCGGGCGGGGTCGGGCCGGACAAGACCCTGCCGGTGGAGCTGGACGTCGGCACGAACCGGCAGGACCTGCTGGACGACCCGCTGTACCTGGGCGTGCACCACACGCGCCTGACGGGCGAGGCGTACGACGAGTTCCTCGACCGGTTCGTGGAGGGCGTGCAGGCGCGGTACCCGAAGGCGATCATCCAGTGGGAGGACTTCGCGAAGGGCGCGGCGTTCCGGGTGCTGGAACGCTACCGGCGCGTCGTGCCGAGCTTCAACGACGACATTCAGGGCACGGGCGCCATGGCGCTCGCGGGCCTGCTGAGTGCCGCGCGCATGAAGGGCGAACGCTTCGAGGATCAGGTGTTCGTGGTGGTCGGTGCGGGCGCGGGCGGGATCGGCGTGGCGGGCGCGATCCGGCAGGGCCTGATCGGCGCGGGCCTCAGCCTGCAGGACGCGGCGCGGCGCGTGTACGTCGTGGACCGTCAGGGGCTGCTGGTACAGGGGCAGCCGGAACTGGAGGATCACCAGCGGAGCTTCGCGCGGCCCGCGTCGGAACTCGCGGACTGGACCTTCGAGGGCAGCGTCCCGAACCTGCAGGACACCGTCCGGAACGCCCGCGCGACCGCGCTGCTGGGCCTGTCCGGCGTGAGCGGGCTGTTCTCGCAGGCGGTGATCGAGGCGGTCGCGGCGAACACGGCGCGTCCCGTGATCTTCCCGCTCAGCAACCCGACCAGCAACGTGGAAGCGCTGCCGGAAGAGATCGTGCGCTGGACGGGCGGGCAGGCCATCGTGGCGTCCGGCAGTCCTTTCGCGGACGTGCCGCACCGCACGCACGACGGGATCGACGCGGTCGTGCCGGTCGGGCAGGGCAACAACGTCTTCATCTTCCCGGGCCTGGGGTTCGGGGCGATCATCAGCCGGGCGCGCGAGATCACGGACGGCATGGTGATGGAGGCCGCGCGCACGCTGGCGGACCACACCGACGTGTCGGGCGGCCGCGTGTACCCGCACATCCAGGACCTGCGCGAGGTGAGCATCCAGATCGCGGTACGGGTGGCGCGGCAGGCGATCACGGAAGGCGTGGCCGCCGAGCGGCGCGTGCGCGTCATGACGGACGAGCAGCTGATGGCCTTCGTGCGCCGCCGGTACTGGGTGCCGAAGTACCTGCCGTACCGCAGGGCGGCGGCGCTGCTGCCCGAGAACCGCCGCTGA
- a CDS encoding 3'-5' exonuclease, which yields MFDLETTGLSPDRDAIVEIGAMRVRNGAVQAQEVFQTLVKPQDAAGQTMSIPWYTQKVHGISDRMVMDAPTLPEVLPAFLEFVGSAPVVAHNVAFDSGFVRAGAARHGLLWRPVRELCTVQLSRRAFPREKGHKLDAVAARLGLTFEEGGRHRSLGDVRVTAEAFLRLMERLELAARS from the coding sequence GTGTTTGACCTGGAAACCACGGGCCTCAGCCCGGACCGTGACGCCATCGTGGAGATCGGCGCGATGCGCGTGCGGAACGGTGCGGTGCAGGCACAGGAGGTCTTCCAGACGCTGGTGAAACCGCAGGACGCGGCCGGGCAGACCATGTCCATCCCGTGGTACACGCAGAAGGTGCACGGCATCAGCGACCGCATGGTGATGGACGCCCCGACCCTGCCGGAGGTGCTGCCCGCCTTCCTGGAGTTCGTGGGGAGCGCGCCGGTCGTGGCGCACAACGTCGCCTTCGACAGCGGGTTCGTGCGGGCGGGCGCCGCGCGGCACGGGCTGCTGTGGCGGCCCGTGCGGGAGCTGTGCACGGTGCAGCTGTCGCGCCGCGCCTTCCCGCGCGAGAAGGGTCACAAGCTGGACGCGGTCGCGGCCCGGCTGGGCCTGACCTTCGAGGAAGGCGGACGGCACCGCAGTCTGGGCGACGTGCGCGTGACGGCCGAGGCGTTCCTGCGCCTCATGGAACGCCTGGAACTCGCCGCGCGCAGCTGA
- the ruvB gene encoding Holliday junction branch migration DNA helicase RuvB — MSAPESAHPDTALRPKTLAEYVGQVRLKEKLGVYLQAARGRKEALDHTLLFGPPGLGKTTLAHIIAHELGVNVRVTSGPAIEKPGDLAAILTNSLEEGDVLFIDEIHRLGRVAEEHLYPAMEDFKLDIVLGQGPAARTIELPLPRFTLVGATTRPGLITAPMRSRFGIIEHLEYYTPEEIAQNLLRDARLLGFGLDPDAALEIGGRSRGTMRIAKRLLRRVRDYADVAGETLIGMERAHTALDKLGLDTAGLDDRDKKYLETLIHRFAGGPVGVDTLATAISEDALTLEDVYEPYLIQLGFIKRTPRGRVATAHAYDHLGLPVSDDGRLGFFN, encoded by the coding sequence ATGTCAGCGCCCGAGTCCGCCCACCCCGACACCGCACTGCGCCCCAAGACCCTGGCCGAATACGTCGGTCAGGTGCGGCTCAAGGAGAAGCTCGGCGTGTACCTGCAGGCCGCGCGCGGCCGCAAGGAGGCGCTCGACCACACCCTGCTCTTCGGACCTCCCGGCCTCGGCAAGACCACGCTGGCACACATCATCGCGCACGAACTCGGCGTGAACGTCCGCGTGACGAGCGGCCCCGCCATCGAGAAGCCCGGCGACCTCGCCGCCATCCTCACCAACAGCCTGGAGGAGGGCGACGTGCTGTTCATCGACGAGATCCACCGCCTGGGCCGCGTGGCCGAGGAGCACCTGTACCCCGCCATGGAGGACTTCAAGCTCGACATCGTGCTGGGTCAGGGACCGGCGGCCCGCACCATCGAACTGCCGCTGCCGCGCTTCACGCTGGTGGGCGCCACCACCCGCCCCGGCCTGATCACGGCCCCCATGCGCAGCCGCTTCGGGATCATCGAGCACCTGGAGTACTACACGCCCGAGGAGATCGCGCAGAACCTCCTGCGCGACGCGCGCCTGCTGGGTTTCGGGCTCGACCCGGACGCGGCGCTGGAGATCGGCGGGCGCTCGCGCGGCACCATGCGCATCGCCAAGCGCCTGCTGCGCCGCGTGCGTGACTACGCGGACGTGGCGGGCGAGACGCTGATCGGGATGGAGCGCGCACACACCGCACTCGACAAGCTCGGGCTGGACACGGCGGGCCTCGACGACCGCGACAAGAAGTACCTCGAGACGCTCATTCACCGCTTCGCGGGCGGCCCGGTCGGCGTGGACACCCTGGCGACCGCCATCAGCGAGGACGCCTTGACGCTGGAGGACGTGTACGAGCCGTACCTGATCCAGCTGGGCTTCATCAAGCGCACGCCGCGCGGCCGGGTCGCCACCGCGCACGCCTACGACCACCTGGGGCTGCCCGTATCGGACGACGGCCGCCTCGGCTTCTTCAACTGA
- a CDS encoding SCO family protein, which yields MKALTALLLALAAVMGGVLAYRSYAPAALHGTALDTPHPVGSVPLLRDDGRVADLRDSGGRLRLVFFGYTKCPDVCPITLGVLARAWDALTPAQQAKLQVQMVSVDPAFDRPAVLRRYLNAFSPAFQGFTGREGRGMDDVRVAEQALYVYAAPGEKPGTLIHGDGVALVDRDGRFVRVYDNAAVTGGDLAADLPRLLRD from the coding sequence ATGAAAGCCCTGACGGCCCTGCTGCTGGCGCTCGCTGCCGTGATGGGCGGCGTGCTGGCGTACCGCTCCTACGCTCCGGCGGCGCTGCACGGCACGGCGCTCGATACCCCGCATCCTGTCGGTTCGGTGCCGCTCCTGCGGGATGACGGGCGCGTGGCGGACCTGCGCGATTCGGGCGGGCGGCTGCGGCTGGTGTTCTTCGGGTACACGAAGTGCCCGGACGTGTGCCCCATCACGCTGGGCGTCCTGGCGCGCGCGTGGGACGCGCTGACGCCCGCGCAGCAGGCGAAGCTGCAGGTGCAGATGGTGAGCGTGGACCCGGCGTTCGACCGGCCCGCCGTGCTGAGGCGGTACCTGAACGCGTTCAGTCCGGCGTTCCAGGGGTTCACGGGCCGCGAGGGGCGCGGGATGGACGACGTGCGCGTGGCGGAGCAGGCGCTGTACGTGTACGCCGCGCCGGGCGAGAAGCCCGGCACCCTGATTCACGGGGACGGCGTGGCGCTCGTGGACCGCGACGGGCGGTTCGTGCGGGTGTACGACAACGCGGCCGTGACGGGCGGAGACCTCGCGGCGGACCTGCCGAGGCTGCTGCGCGACTGA